ACGTCCCTGCTGAAGGACGTGAATCCGAAGGGGCACGCGACGCCGCGCTCGCTGACGGTGATGGGTCGCTGGCTGTTCTTCGTCGCGGACGACGGGGACTCCGGGCCCGAGCTGTGGCGCACCGATGGCACCGAGGGGGGCACGGCGCGGGTGAAGGACGTGGCGCCGGGAAGGATGGGCGCCGTACCGGACCAGCTCACCGTGGTGGACGGCACGCTCTACTTCACGGCGAACGACGGTGAGCACGGCCGCGAGCTGTGGCGCACCGACGGCACGGAGAAGGGCACGGAGCTGGTCCGGGACTTCACGCCGGGCATGTACTCGTCCGACCTCGACAAGCTGACGGCGTGGGAGTCGGGCCTCGCGCTGGTGCGCTACGACCCGGCCACCTGGAACACCGAGCTCTGGAGGTTGGACAAGTGGGGCCGGATGAGCCGGCTCTTCATCCTGGGCTACGGGGTGTTCGAGGAGCTGGAGCCCGCGGGCCGACAGCTCTTCTTCACGGTGGACGCAGGCACGGGCGAGGCGGACCTGTGGGTGACGCGCGACACGCCGGGGACGGCGAAGTGGCTGCGGCACTTCCCGGGCCAGCACCCGGTGAGTCTCACGGCGCTGGAGGATGCGGTGTACTTCGTCGCCGGAGGCGAAGGGGACTTTGGCGTCCCTGGCGACCCGGTGCACGGCAGTGAGCTCTGGACCAGCGACGGAACGGTGTGGGGCACGCGGATGGTTCGGGACATCCGCTTCGGCCCGGAGAGCGCGTTCGCCCCGGGGTATGTGCCACAGCTCGTCGTGCTGGAGCGCACGCTGTACTTCGCGGCGGACGACGGGTTCTTCGGCCGCGAGCTGTGGCGCAGTGACGGGACTCCCTGGGGGACGTGGCTGGTGAGGGACCTGCAGCCCGGCCAGGCCGGGAGCGACCCGGACGCGCTGACGGCGGACACGGGCTGGCTGTTCTTCTCCGCGTCCACGTCGGGGCACGGGAGCGAGGTCTGGTACAGCGGCGGGTGGCCCTGGGACACCCGGCCGCTGGCGGACATCGCGTCGGGGGCCGCGTCCTCTGACCCGAGGTCCTTCGTGCGCTCGGGGTGGGACGTCTTCTTCGCGGCGACCGACAGCGCCGGAGACCGGGAGCTGTGGTCGGTGCCGTTCCGGCCGACGCGGTACTGCGGCGACCGGGCACGCTGAGCGACTCCAGGCCCGCGCCGGTGACACCTGGCGCGGGCCCATGAAGGCTGGGGCTACGCCGCGCGCCGCGCCGCGGGCGTGGGGCGCACGTCGCCGAAGTTGGGCGCGGGCAGGACGATGGTGGGCGCCAGCGCGGGCGCCATCAGGTGGGACGTGAGCTGCGAGGACGGATGGAAGTTGACGAACGCGCCCTCCACCGCGGACGTGCCGGCGAACAGCTTCTCCACCACCATGGACGAGTACTGGTTCAGCGAGTCCTCGCGGGTGTTGCCGTTGAGCACCACCTCCCAGCCCATGTGCTCCGCGTAGCGGCGCACGCCGGGGATGGCGGACAGCAGCGGCGTGTAGCACTCCGTGGCCACCCCATTCTCGCTGACGACGAACACCTCGCGCGAGGTGGCCACCGCCAGCGACATGTTGCCATGCGTGTGGCCCGGCGTGCTGAGGATGGCCGCGCCCTGGCCCAGCCACACGTCGCCGTCCAGCAGCACCACGCGCTCGTGCGGCACCTCCGCGCCGCCCGGCACGAACCACACCGTCTGCATCGGGTGCAGGTCCTTCACCATCTCCCACTCCGCGCGCTGCACCAGCAGCCTGGCCCGGGGGAAGTAGGCGGGCAGCCCGTCCCCGCCCAGCCAGCCGCGCAGGTCCTGGATGTGCAGGTGGTCGAAGGCGATGTAGTCCACGTCCGCGGGCGTCAGCCCCAGTGACGCCAGGTGGCTCTGCACCGAGCCGTGCCGCGAGGACATCACCTTGTCGGAGACGAACGCGCCATAGCGCTCGCGCAGCGCGCGGTAGAAGGGCGCCGCGTAGCCCTTCTCGTAGTCCGACGGGTTGAACAGCAGGGTGCGCCGCTCGCCCTCGCGGTCCACGAACTGCACTACCTGCATGCGGTTGGTCATCATCACGTACGGCGCCGGAGACAGCGCCGCCCCGCTGAAGGCGAACTGCGCGGGGTACGGGAAGGTGATGAGGTCACACGTGGCGATGGCCGCCACCGGGCCTTCCCGGACGAAGGCCTCGCGGGCATCCAGGGCCGCGCGGCGGAGCTTCTGCAGCTTCACGCCGGGCACCGACTCGGCGCGGGCACCAGCGAGGGAGGGGAGGGGACGGAACGCGGGGCTCGTGTGCATGGGGGTCACCGGGTCAGGTCGAAGACCGTCTTCACGGACTGGAATCTGGCACGCGCCAGATTGGCCTCAATCGCCTCCTGGTAGCGAGCCAGGGGGAAGGTGTGCGTGACGAGAACGGAACAGTCCGGGCCTTCCTTCCGGGCGCCTTGAGCACCGCTCGCAGGCTCACCGCCAGCGGCTCCAGCAGCACGCCCTCCTTGTTGCCCACGCCCGCCGGAGCTGGGAGGGGGGCGCCACCATTTCCGTGCCCATGCCGCCCGGCAGCTCGCGCTGGTATCCGAGCATCTGCCCGGCCGCCAGGCAGCCGTCGGCGGTGTGCTCGCAGCCGTTCTCCTGCCCTGCGTCGAAGACGACCCCTTCATGGCGGTGGGCGCTCCCTGGCTGCTCGGCCGGCGGGCCTTCCGAGTCTAGCCTCGCCAGATGTGCGGCGACACGCGCGCCCTTCCTGTATAGGGTTCCAGATGGTCATGGCGAGGAAGTCCGACACACTCTCGGAAGAGGTCCAGCCCGAGGACGTCCGGCTCGAGGCCTCCCTGCGTCCGCGCTCGTTCGACGAGTACGTGGGTCAGGGGCCGGTCGTCGAGAAGCTCAAGGTGTATGTGCAGGCGGCCCGCGCCCGTGGGGACTCGCTGGACCACTGCCTCTTCTCCGGCCCCCCGGGCCTGGGCAAGACGTCCCTGGCGCACATCATCGCGAACGAGCTGGGCGTGGGCATCCACGTCACCAGCGGCCCCGCCCTGGAGCGCAAGGGCGACCTGGCGGGCCTGCTCACCAACCTCAACGCGCGCGACGTCCTCTTCATCGACGAAATCCACCGCCTCAACGCCGCCGTGGAGGAGTACCTCTACCCGGCCATGGAGGACTTCCGGCTGGACATCACCATCGACACCGGGCCCGCCGCCCGGGCGATGAAGATTGATTTGCCGCCCTTCACGCTCATCGGCGCCACTACGCGCACGGGCCTGCTCACCTCGCCGCTGCGGGACAGGTTCCAGATTCAGGAGCGCCTGGAGTACTACGACGCGAAGGCGCTGGAGCTCATCCTCCACCGCTCCGCGCGCATCCTCGGCATCCCCCTGGACAGGGACGCCGCGCGCGAGGTGTCCACCCGCTCGCGCGGCACGCCCCGCATCACCAACCGGCTGCTGCGCCGGCTGCGCGACTTCGCGGAGGTGGAGGGCGACGGGAAGATCACCCTGGAGCTGGCGAAGAAGTCGCTCGACAGGCTGGGCGTGGACGCCAGCGGCCTGGACTCCATGGACCGCAAAATCCTGCTGACCATCATCGACAAGTTCGGTGGCGGCCCGGTGGGCGTGGAGACCATCGCCGCCAGCGTGGGCGAGCAGCGCGACACGATTGAGGACGTGTACGAGCCCTTCCTGATGCAGGAGGGCTTCCTCCAGCGCACGCCCCGCGGGCGCATGGCCACGCACCGCACCTACCAGTACTTCAAGAAGCAGCCACCGCCCACGCCCCAGGGCAACCTCTTCTGAGACTAAGCTCCTCCGCGCCATGAGCCAGGACACGCCTCCCGCCACCGCCTCCGGACGTGACTTCTACGCGGACCTGATGCGCGCCTCGCAGACGTCGCGCGCCGGGTTCCTCGCCGAGCGCGAGCGCTGGCTGCGCGGCGTGCCCGTGGAGGGCCGCGAGGAGCTGCTCTTCGAGTTCGAGATGCTCCTGCGCGCGGTGGAGCGCTACCTCAACCTCAACACCGTGGTGGACGCGCGCGACAGGCCGCTCGTCACCCGCGACTTCCACGAAGAGCTGGCGGACGTGCGCGACGCCATGGACCGCGCCCTGCGAGTCGCGCGCCACCTGCAGGACCCGGACAGCGACCAGAAGATGGTCTTCCGCAAGTACGTGGAGACGCAGCTCGCGGACGACCGCATCCGGCGCGCCCTCATCGAGGAGGAGCTGGACCAGGAGACGCCGCCCGAGAGCCTCTTCGTGCTGCGCGAGGCCTTCGACGCGCTGAAGAACCTGCTGGACCACCTGCTCAAGCTGCCCGTGGCCAACCTCGGCCTCTTCCAGGACGTGGGCAAGCTGGCCCTGCGCGAAATCGTCCTCAACCGCTACTTCCGCCCCTTCCGCCCGCTGGAGTTCCGCGTCGAGTACGACCGGCTCAGGTCGGTCCGGCTGCTGGACACGCTGGGCGGCCTCCCCGAGGACCAGCGCACACTCTTCTCCACCGTCTTCCTCGGCCTCTTCCGCCTGCTGCACTACCTGGCCTACGTGGACGCCGAGGGCCAGCCGCCGTACTCCCGCCGCGTGCGCGTGCTGCTGGCGCTGGTGCGCAGCGAGGCCAACTCGCTCGCCTC
This region of Pyxidicoccus trucidator genomic DNA includes:
- a CDS encoding ELWxxDGT repeat protein, whose translation is MKSWRGVPVLVSVLSGLVVGCGPVPEGEVESGAVESARESEAVVGTVTAEGGLIPNGGWEVCDDVTQRVRDIHPTASSTPDALVEVNGRLVFIADDGQHGRELWVSLGQGRPTSLLKDVNPKGHATPRSLTVMGRWLFFVADDGDSGPELWRTDGTEGGTARVKDVAPGRMGAVPDQLTVVDGTLYFTANDGEHGRELWRTDGTEKGTELVRDFTPGMYSSDLDKLTAWESGLALVRYDPATWNTELWRLDKWGRMSRLFILGYGVFEELEPAGRQLFFTVDAGTGEADLWVTRDTPGTAKWLRHFPGQHPVSLTALEDAVYFVAGGEGDFGVPGDPVHGSELWTSDGTVWGTRMVRDIRFGPESAFAPGYVPQLVVLERTLYFAADDGFFGRELWRSDGTPWGTWLVRDLQPGQAGSDPDALTADTGWLFFSASTSGHGSEVWYSGGWPWDTRPLADIASGAASSDPRSFVRSGWDVFFAATDSAGDRELWSVPFRPTRYCGDRAR
- the ruvB gene encoding Holliday junction branch migration DNA helicase RuvB; protein product: MVMARKSDTLSEEVQPEDVRLEASLRPRSFDEYVGQGPVVEKLKVYVQAARARGDSLDHCLFSGPPGLGKTSLAHIIANELGVGIHVTSGPALERKGDLAGLLTNLNARDVLFIDEIHRLNAAVEEYLYPAMEDFRLDITIDTGPAARAMKIDLPPFTLIGATTRTGLLTSPLRDRFQIQERLEYYDAKALELILHRSARILGIPLDRDAAREVSTRSRGTPRITNRLLRRLRDFAEVEGDGKITLELAKKSLDRLGVDASGLDSMDRKILLTIIDKFGGGPVGVETIAASVGEQRDTIEDVYEPFLMQEGFLQRTPRGRMATHRTYQYFKKQPPPTPQGNLF